The window TCGGCAGGGTGATGAAGTCGCCCTTCTCGTTGATGCCCGAGAAGTCGACGATGTCCTGGTAGCGCTCCCTGATCTGCTCGCGGGACATGCCCATGGCGAGCCCGCCGAGGATGACGTTCCGTTCGCCCGTGAGGTCGTTCATCAGGGCCGCGTTGACACCGAGGAGCGAGGGCTGGCCGTCGGTGTAGACGTGGCCCCGCTCCGCGGGGAGCAGCCCCGCGATGGCCCGCAGGAGGGTGGACTTGCCGGAGCCGTTGGAGCCGATCAGGCCGATGGCCTCGCCCCGGTAGGCGTTGAAGGAGACGCCTCGGACGGCGTGCACCTTGCGGACGCCCCGCTCCTCGCCGCGCTTGATTATGCGGCTGAGGGCGGCGGTCGCGCTGCCCTTGCCGGTCTTGGCGCCGTTGACCCGGTAGACGATGTGCAGCTCGTCCGCGATGACGGTGGGGATCTTGTCCCCGGTGTTCAGCTCAGCCACGGCCGTACCGCTCCTCAGCCTTCCAGAAGTACACGAATCCGCCGACGGCGACGAGGACGGCCCAGCCGCCCGCGACGGCCCACACGTGAGGCGGCAGCACCTCGCTCGCGGGGCCGTAGCCGTCGATCAGCGCGAAGCGCATCAGGTCCATGTAGATGGCGGCCGGGTTCCACTGGAGGATGTCGGCGATCCAGGCAGGGTGCTTCTCCAGCATCACCGGGATGGAGAACATGACGCCGGACGCGTACATCCACGTACGCATCACGAACGGCATGAGCTGCGCGAGGTCCGGGGTCTTGGAACCCATCCTGGCCATGATCATCGCGAGGCCGGTGTTGAACAGGAACTGCAGGGCCAGCACCGGGAGGATCAGCAGCCAGGAAAGCCGCGGGTAGCTGCCGAAGGCGATCGTCACGACGAACAGCACGATCATCGAGAACAGCAGCTGCTGGAGCTGCTGCAGCGAGAACGAGATCGGCAGCGAGGCACGCGGGAAGTGCAGCGCCCGGACCAGCCCGAGGTTGCCGGAGATCGCGCGCACGCCCGCCATCACCGAGCTCTGGGTGAAGGTGAAGACGAACACACCCGTCACCAGGAACGGGATGTAGACCTCACGGGACATGCCACGGTCGGCCTGCAGGATGAGGCCGAAGATCAGGAAGTACACGGCCGCGTTCAGCAGCGGCGTGGCCACCTGCCACAGCTGGCCGAGCTTGGCCTGGCTGTACTGGGCGGTGAGCTTCGCCTGCGAGAAGGCGAGGATGAAGTGACGCCGTCCCCAGAGCTGGCGGACGTACTCGACGAGCCCGGGCCGGGCGCCGCTCACGGCCAGCCCGTACTTGGCGGCGAGGTCCGCCGCGGAGAGCCCTTCATCGGGCGACGGACGGGCGCTCACCGCGACACCACCGTCATGCGTTGTCTCACTCACAAGTGGAAACTTTCGTCCTCAGGATGCGCGGCCTGGTCGGGCGTAGGCCAAAGACAGGGACCGGGGTACGGCCCGAATGCTCTCAGATATCGAGCTTGTCAGATGACGGGTGGTCGGCCCAGACGGGTCAGGCGCCATACCGTACGCCACTTCATGGGGCGCCGGGGCCCGCACGGGCTGGTCCAGCCCTCCTTGAAACCGCCGAACCAGGCCCGCAGGGCGGGGCGGGAAGGACGGCGGGCGAGGGTGAGCAGCATCCACACGCCGAGGTAGACGGGGACCAGCGGGGCGGGCAGGTTGCGACGGGCGAGCCAGACGCGGTTGCGGGCGACCATCCGGTGGTAGATCGCGTGCCGCGAGGGCGCCGTCGTGGGGTGGTACAGCACCATGTCCGAGCGGTAGTCGATCATCCAGCCCGCGTCGAGGGCCCGCCAGGCGAGGTCAGTCTCCTCGTGGGCGTAGAAGAACTCGTCGGGCAGTCCGCCGACCTCGGCGAGCACCTTCGTACGGACCGCGTTGGCGCCGCCGAGGAAGGTGGTGACGCGGGAGCTGCGCATCGGGTCGGAGGCGCGCAGCCGTGGCACGTGGCGGCGCTGGGTGATCCCCGTCTCGGGGTCGGCGATGCGGAAGCTGATGATGCCGAGCTCCGGGTCGTCCGTGAACGCCTGCCGGCAGAGCTCGGCGGTGTCGTGGTGCGCGAGGAGACCGTCGTCGTCCAGGAAGAGCAGGACGTCCACGTCGGTGCCGCCGGGGCCGAACGCCTCGATGCCGACGTTGCGGCCGCCGGGGATGCCGAGGTTCTCGGGCAGTTCGACCGTGCGGACGCCCGGTATGGACCCGGTGACGTCCGGGACGGGCGAGCCGTTGCCGACCACGACCACCTCGACCGGGGCGCCGTCCTGCTTGGCGACCGAGTCGAGGAGGGCGCGGAGTTCGTCGGGGCGGTTGCCCATGGTGATGATCACCGCGCCGACCTTCGGGGCCGTGCTCACTTCAGCCTGCTCGAGGCGAGGATGGACACGAGGTGCAGCAGGGTCTGCAGCATGGCGATGCCGGCCAGGACCGCGACGCCGAGCCGCGAGAAGAAGAGGTCGTCCCTGACCGTGTCCAGCACCGCGAGGACCAGGATCAGCAGGGAGGCCTCGATGCCGAGGACGAGCCGGTGGAACTTGAGCGCGCCCGCGGCCCGGCGGGCCAGCGCCATGCCGGAGGAGCGCGGCTCGGACGCCGACTCCTGGACGGGCGCCTTGCCGGTCTGGTGCCGGGCGACCCCGACGAGGTCGGTCTCGGACTTGATCAGTATGGCGCCGAGGGCGGCCAGGGTACCGAGGAAGGCCCACAGCCAGTCGATCCGCCCGGTGCCCCACAGGTCCGCGGCGCGCAGGCCGAAGCCGACCAGGACCGCGGCGTCGCACAGGTAGGCGGCGACGCGGTCGACGTACACCCCGGTCATCGAGTACTGCTTGCGCCAGCGGGCGATCTCCCCGTCGACGCAGTCGAAGAGCAGGTAGAGCTGGACCATCAGCACGCCGAGCAGGGCGCCGGGGATGCCCGGCACCAGCAGGGCCGGCGCGGCGAGCACGCCGAAGACGGTCATCACGTAGGTCAGCTGGTTGGGCGTGACCCGCGTGTTCACCAGGTGCCGGTCGATGCGCAGCGAGATCTCGCGCATGTAGAGCCGGCCTCCCCAGTGCTCGCCGCTCCGCCGGTCCTTCACACCCGGAGGGTGCACGACCGGGCGGAGCTCAGCTACCGATGGCTTTTGCATAGTCGGCGTATGCGTCCCTGATCTGGTCGGTGGAGAGGTCGAGGTGTTCGAGGATCGTGTAGCGGCCCGGCCGGGTCGTCGGAGCGAACTCCACGACCTGGACGAACTCGTCCGGGGTGAAGCCGATCTCCTCGGGCAGTACGGGCAGTCCGTGACGTCGCAGGACCTCGGCCATGTACGCCGACTCCTCGCGCGCCCCGCGCAGGTGCATCGCGAAGGCCGCGCCCAGGCCGCACTGCTCGCCGTGGCTGGCCGCACGCTTGGGGAAGAGCAGGTCGAAGGCGTGGTTGATCTCGTGGCAGGCGCCGGACGCCGGGCGGGAGTCGCCCGCGACGGACATGGAGATGCCGGTGAGGACCAGGCCCTCGGCGAGCACCTGGAGGAAGCCGTCGTCGCCGACGCCGCCCGGGTGCCGCAGCACGGCCTCGCCGGCCTGGCGGGCCATCGCGGCGGCGAGACCGTCGATCTGCTCGCCCTTCTCGCGGTTGGCCAGCTCCCAGTCCGCGACCGCGGAGATGTTGGACAGGGCGTCGCCGATGCCGGAGCGCACGAAGCGGACCGGGGCCTCACGGATCACGTCGAGGTCGATGACGACGGCGATCGGGTTCGGCACACCGTACGAGCCGCGGCCCGCGTCGTTGTCGAGGGTCGCGACGGGCGAGCACAGACCGTCGTGCGAGAGGTTCGTGGCGACGGCGACCAG of the Streptomyces aurantiacus genome contains:
- a CDS encoding CDP-alcohol phosphatidyltransferase family protein, with the translated sequence MQKPSVAELRPVVHPPGVKDRRSGEHWGGRLYMREISLRIDRHLVNTRVTPNQLTYVMTVFGVLAAPALLVPGIPGALLGVLMVQLYLLFDCVDGEIARWRKQYSMTGVYVDRVAAYLCDAAVLVGFGLRAADLWGTGRIDWLWAFLGTLAALGAILIKSETDLVGVARHQTGKAPVQESASEPRSSGMALARRAAGALKFHRLVLGIEASLLILVLAVLDTVRDDLFFSRLGVAVLAGIAMLQTLLHLVSILASSRLK
- a CDS encoding iron-containing alcohol dehydrogenase family protein, translating into MPVLTRLIPSPVVVDIRPGALDDLAAVLADQRISHSGKLAVAISGGSGAKLRDRLTPAMPGADWFEVGGGTLDDAIKLADAMKKGRYDAVVGLGGGKIIDCAKFAAARIGLPLVAVATNLSHDGLCSPVATLDNDAGRGSYGVPNPIAVVIDLDVIREAPVRFVRSGIGDALSNISAVADWELANREKGEQIDGLAAAMARQAGEAVLRHPGGVGDDGFLQVLAEGLVLTGISMSVAGDSRPASGACHEINHAFDLLFPKRAASHGEQCGLGAAFAMHLRGAREESAYMAEVLRRHGLPVLPEEIGFTPDEFVQVVEFAPTTRPGRYTILEHLDLSTDQIRDAYADYAKAIGS
- a CDS encoding ABC transporter ATP-binding protein, producing MAELNTGDKIPTVIADELHIVYRVNGAKTGKGSATAALSRIIKRGEERGVRKVHAVRGVSFNAYRGEAIGLIGSNGSGKSTLLRAIAGLLPAERGHVYTDGQPSLLGVNAALMNDLTGERNVILGGLAMGMSREQIRERYQDIVDFSGINEKGDFITLPMRTYSSGMAARLRFSIAAAKDHDVLMIDEALATGDRKFQKRSEARIRELRKEAGTVFLVSHNNKSIRDTCDRVLWLERGELRLDGPTDEVIKEYEKFTGK
- a CDS encoding glycosyltransferase family 2 protein gives rise to the protein MSTAPKVGAVIITMGNRPDELRALLDSVAKQDGAPVEVVVVGNGSPVPDVTGSIPGVRTVELPENLGIPGGRNVGIEAFGPGGTDVDVLLFLDDDGLLAHHDTAELCRQAFTDDPELGIISFRIADPETGITQRRHVPRLRASDPMRSSRVTTFLGGANAVRTKVLAEVGGLPDEFFYAHEETDLAWRALDAGWMIDYRSDMVLYHPTTAPSRHAIYHRMVARNRVWLARRNLPAPLVPVYLGVWMLLTLARRPSRPALRAWFGGFKEGWTSPCGPRRPMKWRTVWRLTRLGRPPVI
- a CDS encoding ABC transporter permease, whose protein sequence is MSETTHDGGVAVSARPSPDEGLSAADLAAKYGLAVSGARPGLVEYVRQLWGRRHFILAFSQAKLTAQYSQAKLGQLWQVATPLLNAAVYFLIFGLILQADRGMSREVYIPFLVTGVFVFTFTQSSVMAGVRAISGNLGLVRALHFPRASLPISFSLQQLQQLLFSMIVLFVVTIAFGSYPRLSWLLILPVLALQFLFNTGLAMIMARMGSKTPDLAQLMPFVMRTWMYASGVMFSIPVMLEKHPAWIADILQWNPAAIYMDLMRFALIDGYGPASEVLPPHVWAVAGGWAVLVAVGGFVYFWKAEERYGRG